A genomic stretch from Empedobacter stercoris includes:
- the purC gene encoding phosphoribosylaminoimidazolesuccinocarboxamide synthase: MSLTKKDFIYEGKAKQVYSTEEADKVIVYYKDDATAFNAQKRGTVEDKGEMNNKISTLIFNYLIEKGVKTHFIEQLNDREQLVKKVSIIPIEMVVRNYVAGSMAQRLGLEEGGKSPVTIFDICYKKDELGDPLINDHHAVLLGAATYDELKEMYAQTDVINEALKELFLKAGLILADFKIEFGKDVDGNIILADEISPDTCRLWDVETGKKLDKDRFRRDLGDVSEAYHEVYNRLLEVLK, from the coding sequence ATGAGCTTAACAAAAAAAGACTTCATTTACGAAGGGAAAGCAAAACAAGTTTACTCAACAGAGGAAGCAGACAAAGTAATTGTTTATTACAAAGATGACGCAACAGCATTTAATGCTCAAAAGCGTGGAACTGTTGAGGATAAAGGCGAAATGAATAACAAAATTTCGACTTTAATTTTCAACTATTTGATAGAGAAAGGAGTGAAAACTCACTTTATTGAGCAGTTGAATGATCGTGAGCAATTGGTAAAAAAAGTATCTATTATCCCAATTGAAATGGTTGTTCGCAACTATGTTGCTGGGTCTATGGCTCAACGTTTAGGATTAGAGGAAGGAGGAAAATCTCCTGTTACAATCTTCGATATCTGTTACAAAAAAGATGAATTAGGAGATCCATTAATCAACGATCATCACGCGGTTTTATTAGGAGCTGCTACGTATGATGAGTTGAAAGAAATGTACGCTCAAACTGATGTAATCAACGAAGCTTTGAAAGAATTATTCTTGAAAGCAGGATTAATTTTAGCAGATTTCAAAATCGAATTTGGTAAAGATGTTGATGGTAACATTATTTTAGCAGACGAAATTTCTCCTGATACATGTCGTTTGTGGGATGTAGAAACAGGTAAGAAATTAGACAAAGATCGTTTTCGTCGTGATTTAGGTGATGTTTCAGAAGCTTATCACGAAGTTTATAATCGTTTATTAGAAGTTTTAAAATAA
- the purM gene encoding phosphoribosylformylglycinamidine cyclo-ligase: MSNTYKQAGVDKEEGYQTVSKIKDAVAATHNSNVLNGIGSFGAFYQLGGYKNPVLVSGTDGVGTKLRVALDSKVYDTVGIDCFAMCANDILCHGAKPLFFLDYLACGKLDSDIAAEIVGGIAQACKETGTALIGGETAEMPGMYQVGDYDVAGFCVGVVERDEIIDGSKIKAGQAIIALPSSGFHSNGFSLVRRIFPDFNEEFEGKPLFETLLVPTKLYQNDIFKIKDAGIEMSGIAHITGGGLIENVPRIINDGLTAVIEKAKINVPTVMQELAKRGNIAEDEMFGTFNMGVGMVVIVDQTDAEKVLNIIDGSAIIGEIQEGADKIILK, translated from the coding sequence ATGAGCAATACATATAAACAAGCCGGAGTAGATAAGGAAGAAGGTTATCAAACGGTATCGAAAATTAAAGATGCAGTTGCAGCAACACACAATTCAAACGTGTTGAATGGAATTGGAAGTTTTGGAGCTTTTTACCAATTAGGAGGATATAAAAATCCTGTTTTGGTGTCAGGAACTGATGGTGTAGGAACTAAACTACGCGTAGCTTTAGATTCTAAAGTTTACGATACAGTTGGTATTGATTGTTTCGCAATGTGTGCAAATGATATTTTGTGTCATGGGGCTAAACCATTATTTTTCTTAGATTATTTAGCTTGTGGAAAATTAGATTCTGATATCGCAGCAGAAATTGTAGGTGGAATTGCACAAGCGTGTAAGGAAACAGGAACAGCATTAATTGGTGGAGAAACAGCAGAAATGCCAGGAATGTACCAAGTTGGTGACTATGATGTTGCAGGATTTTGTGTTGGAGTAGTAGAGCGCGACGAAATTATTGATGGTTCTAAAATAAAAGCTGGACAAGCTATTATCGCTTTACCATCAAGTGGTTTTCATTCGAATGGATTCTCATTGGTTCGCAGAATTTTCCCAGATTTTAACGAAGAATTTGAAGGTAAACCTTTGTTCGAAACATTATTAGTTCCAACAAAATTATATCAAAACGATATTTTTAAAATCAAAGATGCAGGTATCGAAATGTCTGGAATTGCTCATATTACAGGAGGTGGATTAATCGAGAATGTTCCTCGTATTATAAATGACGGATTGACTGCTGTAATAGAAAAAGCAAAAATAAATGTACCAACAGTAATGCAAGAATTAGCGAAACGCGGAAATATTGCAGAAGACGAAATGTTTGGAACATTTAATATGGGTGTCGGAATGGTTGTCATCGTTGACCAAACTGACGCTGAAAAAGTATTGAATATTATTGATGGAAGTGCTATTATTGGAGAAATTCAAGAAGGTGCGGACAAAATTATATTGAAATAG
- the purF gene encoding amidophosphoribosyltransferase, with translation MIDKKLHKSQLKAEYLTNFYERNLLKKYAADTVDSVNEECGIFGVYSPNNINTYSIAQFGLFALQHRGQEGCGVSFLKDGNIKTVKRSGLVLDVFKLIEAEIDDYQGNAAIGHTRYTTAGGGSRRNIQPLYTYNIYGKPHFSLAHNGNLIEVDELRAELEAEGLPFLATSDTEVLLRSIQKYSHLDLVEAIQKGTEKVKGAYSVLLLTNNQMAAFRDPNGIRPLCLGKLDDAYIVCSETCALDAVGAEFIRDVEPGELIVINEEGLKSYSLKQPKHRNICAFEYIYFARPDSNMEGKEIYDLRVESGRKLYEQSPIDADIVIGVPDSGIPSAIGYSEASGIPYEPILIKNRYMSRSFIVPSQEMRERVVNLKLNPIKEKIKGKRLVVLDDSIVRGTTSKLLIKILKEAGAKEIHFRSASPPIIAPCYLGIDMPSKADLISGNKSIKEVEEYLNVDSLDFLTVDNLIDLLGSKEHCFGCFTEKYPVNYTNEECKEVNPLHID, from the coding sequence ATGATTGATAAAAAATTACATAAAAGCCAGTTGAAAGCTGAGTATTTAACAAATTTCTATGAACGAAATTTACTTAAAAAATATGCAGCTGATACGGTGGATAGCGTGAACGAAGAATGTGGTATTTTTGGCGTTTATTCTCCCAACAATATCAACACCTATTCTATCGCACAGTTTGGTTTATTCGCACTTCAGCACCGTGGACAAGAGGGGTGTGGAGTTTCTTTTTTGAAAGATGGAAATATCAAAACGGTTAAAAGATCAGGATTGGTGTTGGATGTTTTCAAGTTGATCGAAGCAGAAATTGATGATTACCAAGGAAACGCAGCAATTGGACATACACGTTATACAACAGCTGGTGGTGGAAGTCGCCGTAATATTCAGCCACTGTACACATACAATATCTATGGAAAACCTCACTTTTCGCTTGCTCACAACGGAAATTTAATTGAAGTTGATGAATTAAGAGCAGAGTTAGAAGCTGAAGGTCTACCATTTTTAGCCACTTCGGACACTGAGGTTTTATTACGTTCTATCCAAAAATATTCGCATTTAGATCTTGTAGAAGCCATTCAGAAAGGAACAGAGAAAGTAAAAGGAGCTTATTCGGTTTTATTATTAACGAATAATCAAATGGCAGCTTTCCGAGATCCTAACGGAATTCGACCATTGTGTTTAGGTAAATTAGATGATGCTTATATAGTTTGTTCTGAGACATGTGCTTTAGATGCTGTTGGAGCTGAATTTATTCGTGATGTAGAACCTGGAGAATTGATTGTAATCAATGAAGAGGGATTGAAATCATATTCATTAAAGCAACCAAAACATCGTAATATTTGTGCATTTGAGTACATTTATTTCGCACGTCCTGACTCGAATATGGAAGGAAAAGAAATCTATGATTTACGTGTAGAATCTGGGCGGAAATTATACGAACAATCTCCAATTGATGCAGATATTGTGATTGGTGTTCCAGATTCTGGAATTCCCTCTGCGATTGGATATTCAGAAGCATCAGGCATTCCTTATGAGCCAATTTTGATTAAGAATCGATATATGTCGCGTTCGTTTATCGTTCCTTCGCAAGAAATGCGCGAACGAGTGGTCAACTTAAAATTGAATCCAATTAAAGAAAAAATCAAAGGAAAACGATTGGTTGTTTTAGATGATTCGATTGTACGTGGAACGACTTCAAAACTTTTAATCAAAATCTTAAAAGAAGCTGGAGCAAAAGAAATTCATTTCCGTTCTGCTTCGCCTCCAATTATTGCTCCTTGTTATTTAGGAATTGATATGCCTTCTAAAGCAGATTTAATTTCGGGAAACAAATCAATTAAAGAGGTTGAAGAATATTTGAATGTAGATTCGTTGGATTTCTTAACAGTTGATAATCTAATTGATTTATTAGGAAGTAAAGAACATTGTTTTGGATGTTTTACAGAAAAATATCCGGTAAATTATACAAATGAAGAGTGTAAAGAGGTTAATCCTTTGCATATCGATTAA